A genomic segment from Neobacillus sp. YX16 encodes:
- a CDS encoding bifunctional aldolase/short-chain dehydrogenase, which yields MVKNYWDSEKAAQVSKGVEELVYRSNLIGSDRAVCNWGGGNTSMKTTEKDFRGRDIEVMWVKGSGSDLATMKAHNFTGLSLEDIRPLFERDEMTDEDMVAYLSHCMIDSKHPRASIETLLHAFLPFKHVDHTHPDSIISLCCADNGKELAEAIFGNRFVWVPYVRPGFTLSKMIAEGVRNNPNAELVLMEKHGLVTWGETSEESYAKTIEIINEAEQFINDRVNEETVFGGQKFVSLSDEEATSILAKVMPIIRGAVSEEKKMLLTYDRGEDVLQFVNSYQAPELSQIGAACPDHLVHTKMVPLYINWDPQTKDVEALIAIVKEGIASFKEGYKAYFDRNKNEGDKMFEPAPRVILIPGVGMVNSGKDVNNSRVSGALYHRAIAVMKGSTTLGSFVSLSENESYNVEYWPLELYKLTLAPAEAEFSRKVAFITGGAGGIGSATARRIVSEGAHVVLADLNLEGAEKVAAEINEQYGANRALAVKMDVTSEEQVQAAFDQTARTFGGVDIIVNNAGLATSSPFDETSLKEWNLNMNVLGTGYFLVAREAFKQMKGQGIGGNMVFIGSKNSVYAGKNAAAYSSVKAMETHLARCIAAEGGEFGIRVNSVLPDAVLQGSAIWGSNWREERAAAYGIHPDQLEEHYRKRTTLLVNIYPSDIAESIAFFASSKSEKTTGCMLTVDGGVPAAFTR from the coding sequence ATGGTAAAAAATTATTGGGATAGTGAAAAGGCAGCACAAGTATCTAAAGGGGTAGAAGAATTAGTGTATCGTTCCAATTTGATTGGATCAGATCGTGCCGTATGTAACTGGGGTGGCGGCAACACTTCTATGAAAACAACGGAAAAAGATTTCCGCGGACGTGATATAGAGGTTATGTGGGTAAAAGGAAGCGGTTCTGATTTAGCAACAATGAAGGCGCATAACTTTACAGGCTTAAGCTTAGAGGATATTCGCCCATTATTTGAACGTGATGAAATGACAGATGAAGATATGGTTGCATACCTTTCACATTGTATGATTGACAGCAAGCACCCAAGAGCTTCCATCGAAACGTTATTGCATGCATTCTTACCATTTAAACATGTTGACCATACACATCCAGATTCAATTATTAGCCTTTGCTGTGCCGATAATGGTAAAGAGCTAGCAGAAGCGATTTTTGGAAATCGTTTTGTTTGGGTACCATATGTACGCCCTGGGTTCACCCTTTCCAAAATGATCGCTGAAGGCGTAAGAAACAATCCAAATGCAGAATTAGTATTAATGGAGAAGCATGGGCTTGTAACTTGGGGGGAAACCTCAGAAGAGTCTTATGCAAAAACAATTGAAATCATCAATGAAGCAGAACAATTTATAAATGACCGAGTAAATGAGGAAACTGTATTTGGCGGTCAAAAATTCGTATCTCTATCTGACGAAGAAGCAACTAGCATTCTAGCAAAAGTAATGCCAATCATTCGCGGTGCTGTAAGTGAAGAAAAGAAAATGCTGTTAACGTACGACCGTGGTGAAGATGTTCTTCAATTTGTTAACAGCTATCAGGCACCTGAGCTATCGCAAATTGGAGCAGCATGCCCAGACCACTTAGTTCATACAAAAATGGTTCCACTATATATCAATTGGGATCCACAAACGAAAGATGTTGAGGCATTAATTGCTATTGTAAAAGAAGGTATTGCGAGCTTCAAAGAAGGATACAAAGCTTACTTTGACCGTAACAAAAATGAAGGCGACAAAATGTTTGAACCAGCTCCACGTGTTATTTTAATTCCTGGAGTAGGTATGGTGAATTCAGGTAAGGATGTAAATAATTCAAGAGTAAGTGGTGCTTTATACCACCGTGCAATTGCAGTTATGAAAGGTTCTACAACTCTAGGAAGCTTTGTTTCTTTAAGTGAAAACGAATCTTACAATGTAGAATACTGGCCATTAGAATTATATAAATTAACTCTTGCACCAGCTGAAGCTGAATTTTCTAGAAAAGTAGCATTCATCACTGGTGGTGCAGGCGGTATTGGTAGTGCAACAGCTCGCCGTATCGTATCTGAAGGCGCACATGTTGTGTTGGCAGATTTAAATCTTGAAGGCGCAGAAAAAGTAGCAGCAGAAATTAACGAGCAATACGGTGCTAATCGTGCACTTGCTGTTAAGATGGATGTTACAAGCGAAGAGCAAGTACAAGCCGCTTTCGATCAAACAGCTCGTACCTTTGGCGGTGTAGACATTATCGTTAACAATGCAGGTCTTGCTACATCTAGTCCATTTGATGAGACTTCTCTTAAAGAGTGGAACTTAAACATGAATGTGTTAGGAACAGGTTATTTCTTAGTAGCCCGCGAAGCATTCAAGCAAATGAAAGGCCAAGGCATCGGCGGTAACATGGTATTTATCGGTTCGAAAAACTCTGTTTACGCTGGAAAAAATGCAGCAGCTTACAGCTCTGTGAAAGCAATGGAAACACACTTAGCAAGGTGTATTGCAGCAGAAGGCGGAGAATTCGGAATTCGTGTAAACTCTGTTCTTCCAGATGCGGTTCTTCAAGGTTCTGCCATATGGGGATCAAACTGGCGTGAAGAACGTGCGGCAGCATACGGAATCCACCCAGATCAATTAGAAGAACACTACCGTAAGCGTACGACACTACTAGTTAATATCTACCCATCAGATATTGCTGAATCCATTGCATTCTTTGCTTCTTCAAAATCTGAAAAAACAACAGGTTGTATGTTAACCGTTGACGGCGGAGTACCAGCCGCTTTTACTAGATAA
- a CDS encoding SGNH/GDSL hydrolase family protein → MKRKKQSKLFAVVLSLLLILTSLPAVPIEAAAEEPLLSKKFDFGTPSSSVQEGYIKVSSDTAYSAEAGYGFADISKVTSTDRTTSDPLKSDFVSTTGTSFNVDLPNGDYSITVIAGDETDSTDVGVKAENIQKVQNAAVAKGNYIERTFEISLVDGQLNFEFTGTNPKVNGMTIEKLPERAAGELPTVYIAGDSTVQTYDDYWRPEAGWGQMIPRFFSSDVSFKNHAIGGRSTKSFINEGRLDNILREIKPNDFFLIQFGHNDATISIPERYASVPDYQNYLKTYINGARQRGATPILVTPVGRRDFNVSTGKFNVSFPEYVQGMKEVAAEMDVDVVDLSARSVAYYDTIGPEGSLSVFLHTDPGVYTAFPNGSQDNTHFQEYGAIQLARLVSDEIKNLNIPLSQFVTGIEPPANVPAKPTNVAVSSISNAGALVTWTKVEGADIYKIYRKLSTDSDYKLVGTSTIPQLNTTGMEEGKTYDVYVIAVNGKGESELSAVKQFTTKKATLKFDFGLAGNPIAEGYTGVNLSTVYTPDRGYGIVDPQGMIGRDRGTGGDLLRDWLGYFNVGWKFNVDLPNGLYAVKVYVGDFLGSARTTLAVEGQDYGSISAPNKNYTTKIVSQVSVKDGQMNFSFGGTTGIVNGVEITPILIAPSELKLDEKSLDAENPFVTFSWKVVDDAAKYNVYRKVAGTSEFTLVGSSTTTTYTDNTVDVGMEYQYVATTIDNANVETDPSLPLKVVMIDPSQPVPAVPGNLKVEEVNKKDLTFSWEQVEGAITYNVYRSKKENGTYDYIGKTKTTSYKDESVLTTIAYFYKVAAVNAGGISEQSEILKTPAVTKLKRQMEDLDRAPVAMKTEEGVFVSWRMLGTDPESISFNVYRDGEKINSEAIVASTNYVDKDGKAESTYEVRAVIDGKERKSKDTTNVLNQNYFDIPLQKPVDGITPLGDPYSYRANDASVGDLDGDGKYELVLKWDPTNSKDNSQAGYTGNVYVDAYEMDGTLKWRIDLGKNIRTGAHYSPFLVYDFDGDGKAEIVFKTADGTIDGLGTVIGRADADHRNSSGYVLQGAEYLTVFEGETGKALDTTDYEPVRGDVGAWGDTYGNRVDRFLAAVAYLNGETPSIIMARGYYTRSVLAAYNFKNGKLTKQWVFDSNDEGQRDYAGQGYHNLSVADVDNDSKDEIVYGQAVIDDDGKGLYTTGLGHGDAQHVSDLDPTRPGLEVFAVQEHKDGPYGYDMRDAETGEILWGVKTGQDTGRGVSADVDPRYEGTEAWAISGAWNSKEGGIHTAKGEKISDNIPSSNFAIWWDGDLSRELVDHKWDEATATGVGTIDKWDYENSKLVNILTADGTQSNNGTKGNPVLQADMFGDWREEIIWRTDDSSALRVYMTTEETDNRIYTLMHDPQYRLSIAWQNVGYNQPPHTSFFLGTGMSKPPVPSIDVVEIPDVNAPETEYEVIGAENEGWYNSPVTVNLTGYDYQSGIKTTYYSLNGSADQEGSTVTITEDGKHVLEYWSVDQSGNIEPKKTIQINIDKTAPEITFSVEDGTLFQVDQFVTITCQAEDALSGVASSTCEDVSLPAYELGLGNHTFKADVVDKAGNSSTKSVTINVDVDFDSLGKLTQLFLTESEGNSNILNALIAKLEAAKASEEQGNKGARDGQLNAYINQVKAKANTDFTEKQAQMLIKFAEVLKK, encoded by the coding sequence ATGAAAAGAAAAAAACAGAGCAAGTTATTTGCAGTTGTTCTAAGTCTATTGCTAATTTTAACCTCTTTACCTGCAGTGCCAATTGAAGCGGCAGCTGAAGAACCATTGCTATCCAAAAAGTTTGATTTTGGTACACCATCAAGTTCCGTTCAAGAAGGCTATATTAAAGTTTCTTCAGACACAGCTTATTCGGCAGAAGCAGGCTACGGTTTTGCTGATATCTCCAAGGTAACCTCAACAGATCGTACAACATCAGACCCTTTGAAATCAGATTTTGTTTCTACAACCGGGACTTCCTTTAACGTGGATCTGCCAAATGGCGATTATTCGATTACTGTCATTGCAGGAGATGAAACAGACAGTACCGATGTAGGTGTAAAGGCAGAAAATATTCAGAAAGTTCAAAATGCCGCAGTTGCAAAAGGTAATTATATCGAACGTACATTTGAGATTTCACTAGTTGATGGTCAATTAAATTTCGAATTTACAGGCACTAATCCAAAAGTTAATGGAATGACCATTGAGAAACTTCCAGAAAGAGCGGCGGGTGAACTTCCAACTGTGTATATTGCAGGGGACTCAACAGTTCAAACCTATGATGATTATTGGAGACCTGAAGCCGGATGGGGTCAAATGATTCCGCGCTTCTTCAGCTCAGATGTATCCTTTAAAAACCACGCCATTGGCGGAAGAAGTACAAAGTCATTTATTAATGAAGGTCGTCTAGATAACATTTTAAGAGAAATCAAACCAAACGATTTTTTCCTAATTCAATTCGGTCACAATGATGCAACTATCAGTATTCCAGAAAGATATGCATCGGTACCAGATTATCAAAATTATCTAAAAACCTATATCAATGGCGCACGCCAGCGTGGTGCAACTCCTATCCTTGTAACTCCTGTTGGCAGACGTGATTTTAACGTCTCGACAGGAAAGTTTAATGTCAGCTTTCCAGAATATGTTCAGGGTATGAAGGAAGTAGCAGCAGAAATGGATGTCGACGTCGTCGATTTAAGTGCACGCAGTGTTGCCTATTACGATACCATTGGCCCTGAAGGAAGTCTTTCTGTATTTTTACATACAGATCCAGGCGTTTATACTGCTTTCCCAAATGGTTCCCAGGATAATACACACTTCCAAGAATACGGTGCCATTCAGCTTGCACGTTTAGTGTCAGATGAAATTAAAAATCTGAATATTCCACTTTCTCAGTTTGTTACAGGTATAGAACCTCCTGCAAATGTTCCTGCTAAACCAACGAATGTTGCAGTAAGCAGCATTAGTAATGCGGGTGCACTTGTAACCTGGACTAAGGTAGAAGGGGCAGATATTTACAAGATTTACAGAAAACTTTCAACTGACAGCGATTATAAATTGGTAGGTACCTCAACCATTCCTCAACTGAATACTACAGGAATGGAAGAAGGGAAGACCTATGATGTTTATGTAATTGCAGTTAATGGAAAAGGTGAATCTGAATTATCAGCTGTAAAACAATTTACAACGAAAAAAGCAACATTAAAGTTTGACTTCGGCTTAGCAGGTAATCCAATTGCTGAGGGTTATACGGGAGTCAATCTTTCAACCGTATATACACCTGATAGAGGATATGGAATCGTAGATCCTCAAGGTATGATTGGCCGTGACCGTGGTACGGGTGGAGATCTTCTTCGCGACTGGTTAGGTTATTTTAACGTGGGTTGGAAATTTAATGTGGATTTACCTAATGGTCTTTATGCAGTAAAAGTCTATGTTGGTGATTTCTTAGGAAGTGCCAGAACTACTTTGGCTGTCGAAGGTCAGGATTATGGTTCAATTTCTGCACCTAACAAGAACTATACAACCAAGATTGTTTCTCAAGTTTCAGTCAAGGATGGTCAGATGAATTTTAGTTTCGGAGGTACCACAGGTATTGTAAATGGTGTTGAAATAACTCCAATATTGATTGCTCCTTCTGAACTGAAATTGGATGAAAAGTCATTAGATGCTGAAAATCCATTTGTAACTTTTTCATGGAAGGTAGTAGACGATGCGGCAAAGTATAATGTTTATCGAAAAGTTGCAGGGACAAGTGAATTTACCTTAGTTGGCAGCTCTACTACAACAACTTATACTGATAACACCGTGGATGTTGGAATGGAATATCAATATGTTGCTACCACAATAGATAATGCCAATGTGGAAACAGATCCATCACTGCCTCTTAAAGTGGTAATGATTGATCCGTCGCAGCCAGTTCCTGCTGTACCAGGAAATTTAAAGGTTGAAGAAGTAAATAAGAAGGACCTTACGTTTAGTTGGGAGCAAGTAGAAGGAGCAATAACGTATAATGTGTACCGTTCTAAAAAGGAGAATGGGACATACGATTATATCGGTAAAACAAAAACTACTTCTTACAAAGATGAAAGTGTATTAACTACCATTGCTTATTTTTATAAGGTAGCTGCTGTGAATGCTGGTGGAATTTCTGAGCAATCTGAAATATTAAAAACTCCAGCAGTAACAAAACTTAAACGTCAAATGGAAGATCTTGATCGTGCACCTGTTGCGATGAAAACAGAAGAAGGTGTTTTTGTCAGCTGGAGAATGCTCGGAACCGATCCTGAGAGTATTAGCTTTAACGTCTATCGTGATGGTGAAAAGATCAATTCTGAAGCCATTGTGGCGAGTACAAACTATGTTGACAAAGATGGAAAAGCTGAATCAACGTATGAAGTGCGTGCGGTAATTGACGGAAAAGAAAGAAAGTCAAAGGATACCACGAATGTATTGAATCAAAATTATTTTGATATTCCGCTTCAAAAACCAGTGGATGGTATAACCCCACTTGGCGATCCATATTCATACCGTGCAAATGATGCGAGTGTCGGTGATTTAGACGGTGATGGAAAGTATGAACTAGTATTAAAATGGGATCCAACCAATTCCAAAGATAACTCACAAGCCGGCTATACAGGAAATGTATATGTAGATGCTTATGAAATGGATGGAACCTTAAAATGGCGTATTGATTTAGGCAAGAATATCCGTACAGGAGCTCACTATTCTCCATTCCTTGTTTATGATTTTGATGGAGATGGTAAAGCTGAAATTGTTTTCAAAACGGCAGATGGAACGATTGACGGTCTGGGAACTGTTATCGGCCGAGCTGATGCTGACCACCGTAATAGTTCAGGTTACGTTCTTCAAGGTGCAGAGTACTTGACTGTTTTTGAGGGAGAGACCGGAAAAGCACTTGATACTACAGATTATGAACCAGTTCGCGGTGACGTGGGTGCATGGGGTGACACATACGGAAACCGTGTGGATCGTTTCCTTGCGGCTGTAGCTTATTTAAATGGCGAGACTCCTAGCATTATCATGGCACGTGGATATTATACGAGATCAGTGCTTGCCGCATATAATTTTAAAAATGGTAAATTGACAAAACAGTGGGTCTTTGATTCAAACGATGAAGGTCAAAGAGATTATGCTGGTCAAGGATACCATAATTTAAGTGTGGCAGACGTCGATAACGACAGCAAAGATGAAATTGTTTACGGTCAAGCTGTAATCGATGATGACGGCAAAGGCTTATATACAACCGGTTTAGGTCATGGGGATGCTCAACATGTGAGTGATCTTGATCCAACTAGACCAGGTCTTGAGGTATTTGCTGTACAAGAGCATAAAGACGGTCCATATGGATATGACATGCGCGATGCGGAAACGGGTGAAATCCTATGGGGTGTGAAAACAGGACAGGATACGGGCCGCGGAGTGTCTGCTGATGTTGACCCAAGGTATGAGGGAACAGAAGCATGGGCAATCTCAGGTGCTTGGAACAGTAAGGAAGGCGGAATCCATACAGCAAAAGGTGAAAAAATTTCCGACAACATTCCTTCCAGTAACTTTGCTATTTGGTGGGACGGAGACCTATCCCGCGAACTAGTTGACCATAAGTGGGATGAGGCCACAGCGACAGGTGTAGGAACGATTGACAAATGGGATTATGAAAATAGTAAGCTAGTAAATATTCTGACTGCTGATGGAACACAATCTAATAACGGAACAAAAGGAAATCCTGTCCTACAAGCTGATATGTTTGGTGACTGGAGAGAAGAAATCATTTGGAGAACAGATGACAGCAGTGCACTTAGGGTGTACATGACAACAGAGGAGACTGACAATAGAATTTACACTTTAATGCATGACCCTCAGTATCGATTATCGATTGCATGGCAAAACGTCGGATATAACCAGCCGCCGCATACTAGCTTCTTCCTTGGAACAGGCATGTCAAAGCCTCCTGTACCAAGTATTGATGTAGTAGAAATACCGGATGTGAATGCGCCAGAAACGGAATATGAGGTAATAGGGGCAGAAAATGAAGGCTGGTATAATAGTCCAGTAACAGTAAATTTAACTGGATATGACTATCAATCTGGTATTAAAACAACCTATTATTCATTAAATGGTTCAGCCGACCAAGAAGGCAGTACAGTTACCATTACAGAAGATGGTAAACATGTTCTTGAATATTGGAGTGTCGACCAGAGTGGTAACATCGAACCAAAGAAAACAATTCAGATTAACATTGATAAAACTGCTCCAGAAATCACCTTCTCGGTTGAGGACGGAACCTTATTCCAAGTGGATCAATTTGTTACTATTACTTGTCAGGCAGAAGATGCTTTATCGGGAGTTGCATCCTCAACTTGTGAGGATGTTTCGTTACCAGCTTATGAGCTTGGGTTAGGAAACCATACCTTCAAGGCAGATGTAGTAGACAAGGCTGGAAATAGCTCGACCAAATCCGTTACGATTAACGTTGATGTTGATTTTGATAGTCTTGGAAAACTTACACAGTTGTTCCTAACTGAATCAGAGGGCAATAGCAACATCTTGAACGCTTTAATTGCTAAACTGGAAGCAGCAAAAGCTTCAGAGGAACAAGGTAACAAAGGTGCAAGAGATGGACAGCTAAATGCCTATATCAACCAAGTGAAAGCAAAAGCGAATACAGACTTCACAGAAAAACAAGCGCAAATGCTAATCAAATTTGCTGAAGTTTTGAAAAAGTAA
- the rhaB gene encoding rhamnulokinase: MPKYSIAVDIGASSGRLILGYLEDSLLKLDEIHRFENKIVKKGDSFCWESDILFQEIKNGLKKCKEMGIKPDSIGIDTWAVDFLLLDDNNQPLTEAVSYRDPRTDGLMEEVFELFSKERIYLETGIQFQKFNTIYQLYSIKKNNPEILEKAKSFLMIPDYFNYLLTGKKANEYTNASSTQLINAFTKKWDHQLLDVLGINREMFQEIKTPKTILGTLSEELVSELGFDLQVILPATHDTGSAVIAVPEEDESIYISSGTWSLIGVENYFPICVTKALDYNFTNEGGIDYQYRFLKNIMGLWMFQEVKRNYNDEYSFAKLVELAGEAKEFPSKVNVNDDRFLKPENMVEAIMNYCVETEQPIPSTPGEVAKCVFESLAESYQEAVTEIEEIFEKQFEKINVIGGGCQNEMLNQLIADVTKKEVYAGPVEATAIGNIAAQLMALGEISDIKEARCIVRKSFEVKKYVPAQHVKG; encoded by the coding sequence ATGCCAAAATACAGTATAGCCGTCGACATCGGGGCATCAAGTGGAAGACTTATATTAGGATATCTTGAAGATAGTTTATTAAAATTAGATGAAATTCATCGCTTTGAAAACAAAATCGTGAAAAAAGGGGATTCCTTTTGCTGGGAAAGCGATATTCTTTTTCAAGAAATTAAAAATGGACTAAAAAAATGCAAAGAAATGGGCATTAAGCCAGATAGTATTGGAATAGATACATGGGCTGTTGATTTTCTTTTATTAGATGACAACAACCAGCCATTAACAGAGGCCGTTTCATATCGTGACCCACGTACAGATGGGTTGATGGAAGAAGTCTTTGAGCTTTTCTCAAAGGAAAGAATCTATCTCGAAACAGGTATTCAATTCCAAAAGTTTAATACTATCTATCAACTTTATTCTATTAAAAAGAATAATCCTGAAATACTGGAAAAAGCGAAATCATTTTTAATGATTCCCGATTACTTCAATTATTTACTTACAGGAAAGAAAGCAAATGAATATACAAATGCGTCTTCTACCCAACTGATAAATGCATTTACGAAAAAATGGGATCATCAGTTATTAGATGTCCTTGGGATTAATAGAGAGATGTTCCAGGAAATTAAAACTCCTAAAACAATTCTAGGGACACTGTCAGAAGAACTAGTTTCAGAGCTTGGGTTTGACCTACAAGTTATTCTTCCAGCAACACATGATACAGGTTCAGCAGTCATAGCCGTTCCGGAAGAGGATGAATCGATTTATATCAGTTCTGGTACCTGGTCATTAATTGGCGTTGAAAACTATTTCCCAATCTGTGTTACTAAGGCATTGGATTATAACTTTACAAATGAAGGCGGCATCGATTATCAATACCGCTTCTTAAAAAATATCATGGGACTTTGGATGTTTCAAGAAGTAAAGCGAAACTACAATGATGAATATTCCTTTGCAAAATTAGTAGAATTAGCGGGAGAGGCGAAGGAGTTTCCATCGAAGGTAAACGTAAACGATGACAGATTCTTAAAACCCGAAAACATGGTTGAAGCAATCATGAATTATTGTGTAGAAACAGAGCAGCCAATCCCAAGCACTCCTGGGGAAGTAGCAAAATGTGTATTTGAAAGTTTAGCAGAAAGCTACCAGGAGGCAGTGACGGAAATAGAAGAAATCTTTGAAAAGCAGTTTGAGAAAATAAATGTCATCGGCGGCGGCTGTCAAAATGAAATGCTGAACCAGCTGATTGCCGATGTAACAAAAAAAGAGGTATATGCTGGACCAGTTGAGGCAACGGCAATTGGTAACATCGCAGCCCAATTAATGGCACTGGGAGAAATCAGTGATATTAAAGAAGCACGGTGTATTGTTAGAAAGTCATTTGAAGTAAAAAAATATGTACCAGCGCAGCACGTTAAAGGCTAA
- the rhaA gene encoding L-rhamnose isomerase, producing MSIKENYELAKQAYAKWGVDVDEVVEKLKNVPISIHCWQGDDIGGFEVNKSELSGGIDVTGNYPGKATTPEELRSDLDKALSLIPGKHRVNLHAIYAETNGEVVERDKLEPKHFENWLNWAKEKGLGLDYNPTLFSHPKAADGLTLSHPKEEIREFWINHCIGSRKIGEYFGKELGTPALTNIWIPDGYKDIPSDRLTPRKRLKDSLDKIFAVETDENYNLDAVESKVFGIGSESYVVGSLEFYLNYAMKNNKLCLLDTGHYHPTETVSNKISSMLLFSEKLALHVSRPVRWDSDHVVILDDELKEIALEIVRNDALDRVIIGLDFFDASINRVAAWTIGTRNMIKALLYAMLVPNEYLKQLQEEGNFTERLALMEEFKTYPFGAVWDYYCEKMGVPVRESWLEEVKVYENEVLSKR from the coding sequence ATGTCCATAAAAGAAAACTATGAACTTGCGAAACAAGCCTATGCAAAATGGGGAGTAGATGTTGATGAGGTTGTAGAAAAATTGAAAAACGTACCTATTTCTATACATTGCTGGCAAGGCGATGATATTGGTGGATTTGAAGTAAACAAAAGCGAATTATCTGGCGGCATTGATGTAACCGGAAACTATCCAGGTAAGGCAACAACGCCTGAGGAATTAAGAAGTGACTTAGACAAGGCACTATCGTTAATCCCGGGAAAACATAGAGTCAATTTACATGCAATTTATGCAGAAACAAATGGTGAGGTTGTTGAAAGAGACAAGCTTGAACCAAAGCATTTTGAGAATTGGTTAAACTGGGCAAAAGAAAAGGGACTTGGCTTGGATTATAACCCAACATTATTCTCGCATCCAAAAGCAGCTGATGGTTTAACATTATCTCATCCGAAGGAAGAGATCCGTGAATTCTGGATTAATCACTGTATTGGCAGCCGTAAAATCGGTGAGTATTTCGGGAAAGAACTAGGTACACCTGCATTAACGAACATTTGGATTCCAGATGGCTATAAGGATATCCCAAGTGACAGACTAACTCCTAGGAAAAGATTAAAAGATTCATTAGATAAGATTTTTGCAGTCGAAACAGATGAAAACTACAACCTAGATGCTGTGGAAAGTAAGGTATTTGGAATTGGTTCTGAATCGTATGTAGTTGGTTCACTCGAATTTTATCTAAACTATGCCATGAAAAATAATAAATTATGTTTACTAGATACTGGGCACTATCACCCAACTGAAACGGTATCGAATAAGATATCCTCTATGCTATTGTTTAGCGAGAAGCTTGCGTTGCATGTTTCAAGACCAGTTCGCTGGGATAGCGACCATGTCGTTATTCTTGATGATGAATTAAAAGAAATCGCACTTGAAATCGTTCGTAATGATGCCTTAGACCGCGTTATCATCGGACTTGATTTCTTTGATGCAAGTATTAACCGTGTTGCGGCTTGGACTATTGGTACACGCAATATGATTAAAGCGTTGCTATATGCGATGTTAGTACCAAATGAATATTTAAAGCAGCTTCAAGAAGAAGGCAACTTTACAGAAAGACTAGCATTAATGGAAGAATTTAAAACCTATCCATTCGGTGCAGTTTGGGATTATTACTGTGAAAAAATGGGTGTTCCAGTGAGAGAATCATGGTTAGAAGAAGTAAAGGTTTATGAGAATGAGGTTTTATCTAAGCGATAA
- a CDS encoding DeoR/GlpR family DNA-binding transcription regulator — translation MLVAERHKKIVELVNEKLSIRVTELSKIFSVTEETIRRDLEKLEKENLLMRSHGGALSIDKDQGETSYLEREITNAAEKKVIAVEAVRSIEVGDQIVLDASTTAWYVAKELEDIPLTVLTNSIKVAIELSKKEQIKVISTGGILLAQSLSYVGPLAERSLGMYHVNKAFISCKGVHLEKGLSDFNESQALLKKQMIDIADETILMVDSSKFGTRAFSQIAPVSKIHSIITDSNIDEQTKKQLEEKNINVTIAN, via the coding sequence ATGCTTGTTGCAGAAAGGCATAAAAAAATTGTTGAACTAGTCAATGAAAAGTTGAGTATACGTGTTACTGAGCTAAGCAAAATATTTTCTGTTACGGAGGAAACAATTCGTCGTGATCTTGAAAAGCTTGAAAAAGAGAACCTATTGATGCGCAGCCATGGCGGTGCGCTTAGTATTGATAAGGATCAAGGAGAAACTTCTTATTTGGAAAGAGAAATTACCAATGCTGCTGAGAAGAAAGTAATTGCAGTAGAAGCTGTACGATCCATTGAGGTTGGCGATCAAATTGTGTTAGATGCAAGTACAACTGCTTGGTATGTAGCAAAGGAATTAGAGGACATCCCGTTAACTGTCCTTACTAACTCCATTAAAGTAGCAATTGAGTTAAGCAAAAAAGAACAAATTAAAGTGATTTCTACAGGTGGTATTTTATTGGCACAATCACTTTCCTATGTCGGTCCGCTTGCTGAACGATCGCTGGGAATGTATCACGTTAATAAGGCGTTTATATCTTGTAAAGGCGTCCACCTAGAAAAGGGGCTAAGTGATTTTAATGAGTCACAAGCACTTTTGAAGAAACAAATGATAGATATTGCAGATGAAACCATACTAATGGTTGATTCAAGTAAATTTGGAACACGGGCTTTTTCACAAATTGCTCCTGTATCAAAGATTCACTCGATTATCACCGATTCGAATATAGATGAGCAAACTAAAAAACAGTTAGAAGAAAAAAACATAAATGTAACGATAGCAAATTAA